The segment TATGCTAATAAGTTAAGATTTATTTtaaacttgtgtttgtgtgcctgcaggAGCTGTTTTCCCGCAGCCTCGCAGAGAGTGAGATGAGGAGCGCCCCCTACGAGTTTCCTGAGGACAGCCCCATCgaacagctggaggagaggcGTCACCGCCTTGAGCGACAAATCAGTCAGGATGTCAAGTAAGTTTGGAAAAATGAAGGCGATGTGACTGTTTGATGCAGTTTGATGACCCCAGTGTAAGCTCTGCCTCTGTGCCCTCAGGTTTGAACCTGACATCCTGCTGCGAGCCAAACAGGAGTTCATGAAGACTGACAGTGCCACAGATCTTGAGTGAGTCAGCAGTGATCTCATTAAGCATTAAATGTTGTCAAACCATTAGAATAGTAATTTTAAGTGCTTATTAAATCAAACATTAGATACATGAAGGAGCAGAGCCAAGCTCCTgacctgcaggagagagagctgaTTCCAGAGAGGGAGTACCAGCGGGTCAGTATTTCTGGAGAGGAGAAATGTGGGGTAAGTCAGATCACTTCAAACACAGGGAGGAGACAGTTTTTCTCTTACGGTGTTTCTCACAGTCAAATCACACCTCCTgattttgcttttgtttgtccATCAAGGTTCCGTTCACAGATCTGTTGGATGCTGCTAAATGTGTGGTGAAGGCTCTGTTCATCAGACAAAAGTACATGGGTCTGTCCCTGCAGAGCTTCTGCAGGACCACGGCTCGCTACCTGCAGGAGCTGAGTGAGAGACCTCTGGACATCGATATCTATGAGGAGGAGATCCCAGAGACCACGGTCACTGCAGGTACACATCCACGTTCAGGCCCTTTTATCAAGGTGCTTGTCTCTGCACAGATCTCTGACAGGATAATTATCAAGTTACAGgaacatttttatattatatacgAAGAAAAATGTGGTGTAAATCAATGTATTTCAATGCAAATATAAATTGGTCATGCAGATCCCTGTTGTTGGCCTGATTTGCTGCATTAGACAGCCTCTGCTCagaaaataaaaccataaacaGGGGTTTCTGAGAGCTCTGTTGCTTGTTTACAGGAATTAATAATCCAGTATCAGTGTCACATGCTCACGCTCATGTTAAAACATACCCGTGCACACCCACAGATTTCACAGATCCATCTGTTACACACCCCTGAACAGGCTGCCAACACATGTAGGCTGTTAAACTCAGGTCTTATTCGCATGTGTCCGCCCGCCTCCTTCAAAGCCATGACACGGTGCGAcattctgtctcctctcagatGCCACCGTGCACCCACCTGCTTCTGAAACGCACCCCTACGAGAACCAGGACCCTGCCAGCATGCCACCCGACATGGGTTACGGCTGTAAGATGGTGGATGGTGTCATGCATGTTTACACAACGAGGAACGTTATGGAAAAGTGAGACATTTATGATAAATCACTTTGTGCGTGCATGCTGCATCTTCAGTGTGATAGGATGCCTGTCTGTTTTTAGAAACCACTTCACACATTTTGTTGGCAGCAGAGTCTTACAGTTGTCATGTTGCTAACAGGagcacagagctggacctgcCGTATCCAGACCTGCAGGAGTACATCGCAGACATGAACGTGATGATGGCCCTCATCATCAACGGCCCGGTGTAAGTTTGCCTCATTTTGGAACAGATGATTCTgtcctaaataaataaacatgctgcagtgagtactcactgtctgtgtcttgtttgtctcTGCCACAGAAAGTCCTTCTGCTATCGTCGTCTGCAGTACCTTAGCTCCAAATTCCAGATGCACATCCTGCTGAATGAAATGAAGGAGCTGGCAGCACAGAAGAAAGTCCCACATCGAGACTTTTATAATATCCGTAAGGTGAACTTGAGAGCTTTTTTCTTCCTTACCCAACCAATAATTACCAGTGGTAACCCAGAAACATAGTCCACTATTTGTTCCTGTTTGTGTGGATTGTTTtacaggtggacacacacattcacgcTTCGTCTTGCATGAACCAGAAGCACCTTCTACGTTTTATCAAAAGAGCCATGAAGAAGTATCCTAAAGAGATTGTGCATGTAGAACGAGGCAAAGGTCAGACGCTCATGGAAGTGTTTGAGAGTATGAACCTAACGGCCTTTGACCTGAGTGTTGACACTCTGGACATGCATGCAGTGAGTATTCAGGAGTTTAAAAATGGCACCAGAATGTGGACATAAATGGACAACATTGTGTCATTTCCTTTGAATTGTTTGCAGGACCGTAACACTTTCCATCGATTTGATAAGTTTAACGCTAAATACAATCCCATCGGTGAGTCCATCCTGAGAGAGATCTTCATCAAAACAGACAACTACATCGAGGGGAAATACTTTGGTCACATTATTAAGGTGCTTGCTGCACTCACGATCATCTTCCTCACACACCGATCCCTGCAGGGTGACAGTATGATGCTGTGGCGCCCTCTGCTGACTGTTTGCTTCTCCTGCTTCTCAGGAGGTGATGGCTGACTTGGAGGAGAGCAAGTATCAGAACGTGGAGCTCCGGCTGTCGATCTACGGCCGCTCCAGAGATGAGTGGGACAAACTGGCCAAGTGGGCCGTCAAGCATCAGGTCTACTCTGACAACGTGCGCTGGCTCGTGCAGGTGCCACGACTCTTGTGAGTAACAGAAGAGCACTTCCTCAACTAGTGTGTCAGAATAATAAGCTGCCAAGAATTTGCATTAATTTGCTTCCCTTGGTTCCTGCTTGATGCTGCTGACATTTCAGCATCACACTGCATCTTTGAAAACAAGTTTAGTTATATGAGGTATTAATGGAAGTATTCTAAAAGTGAtgacttttatttaaaaagacgGAAAAGACGGAAGCTATCATTTcatgttcatttatttgtatttattctttGTTCAAAGTGACGTCTACCACACCAAGAAACAGCTGGGCAACTTCCAGGAAATGCTGGAGAACATCTTCATGCCCCTGTTCGAAGTCACAGTCAACCCCAGCAGCCACCCAGAGCTGCACCTCTTTCTTCAACACGTATGTTTAAATCTTCAGATGCACTGGCTTCAGCCCTCACAGGGGTTTTTATGGATGCTCTCTTCCGTCTCACACAGGTTGTAGGTTTTGATAGTGTGGATGATGAATCAAAACCAGAGCAACATATCTTCAACCTGGACAGTCCGCTGCCAGTCAactggacagaggaggacaacCCACCCTATTCCTACTACCTCTACTATATGTATGCAAACATGACCGTGCTGAACCACCTGCGCAGGTATGTTACCAACATGTTAGTCTTTAGAAGAATGGTTCCTTCACTGCTGTGTATTCCTTGTAAATCTTGCACTCTGAAATGACAGGGTGACTTTTAATATGTTGCACTAACTTGCCCCAAAAGGATtacctgatgttttttttattattttaaatacttGGATCATATCAAAGCATGCCAcccaaaaaaagcagcagattaTCTGTGTTTTGTTGGTCTAGATTTTCAGGTTCCTGTTCTTGTGCTGATGATATCTTAAGTAATCCTGACAGGATTACTTAGACTCAAGGATGAACTGATAAAACCACTGTGGTATTTCTGTCGTGTTTCATCTGCACTGgggagcagcagtgtgtgttcaaaATGTTCAAAATACTTTTCTGAGTGCAAACAAAGCTGAAGTCACCCTCCCAttacctgtgtatgtgtgttcattGCAGGCAGCGGGGGTTTCACACACTTGTCCTTCGTCCTCATTGTGGGGAGGCGGGGCCGATCCATCACCTGGTGTCTGGCTTCATGCTGTCAGAGAATATCTCCCATGGGCTGCTGCTCAGAAAGGTGTGACCTCAATTTCACAATAGCAGTGTAATTTATACACAGCTGTAGCATGTCTTTTTGAAAGCTCATGAAAAATCAGGGCTGCGTGTATCACTGTGTTGCTTGTTCCTCCCTCGTCTCCCTCCAGGCTCCTGTACTGCAGTATCTGTACTACTTTGCCCAGATTGGCATCGCCATGTCTCCGCTTAGCAATAACAGCCTGTTCCTCAGCTACCATCGCAACCCTCTGCCAGAGTACCTATCCAGAGGCCTCATGGTCTCTCTGTCTACAGATGACCCTCTGCAGTTTCACTTCACCAAGGTCAGCCAGACCCTTAGTGCATCTCATCAGATTTAAGGTGGTATTTACAGACATGTGTTTTAACATGTAGGAGCCCCTGATGGAAGAGTACAGCATCGCTGCTCAGGTGTGGAAACTGAGCTCCTGTGACATGTGCGAGCTGGCCAGAAACAGCGTGCTGATGAGCGGATTCTCTCACAAGGTATCATCATAGCACAGGTTATCTCATTTTACAGTTGTACCACACCCTCCTCTGTCTACTGTAAtctgtttttactgtgtgaTCAGATGAAGAGCTACTGGCTCGGCCCCCACTACATCAAGGAGGGACAGGAGAGCAACGACATCAGGCGCACCAACGTTCCTGACATCCGTGTGGCATATCGGTACGAGACCCTGTGTGAGGAGCTGAATTTAATCACCCAGGCCATTCGCACAGACGAGCTGGAGACCATTGAGGAGGAGGgaagtctgtgtgtgggagCGGTGCAGGCTGAGAAGTGAGCGCCACAGCACATTCCCTGTGGACTTTGTATAGATTTATAGAAGCATATCAGAAGAAGTGTATGAGAGGACCTGTGTTCCCAGGATCTTCTCTTCCTTTAGTTTTGTCCTTTGTTTCATTTGTCGCTGTGATTTcatgattttttaaatatttatattttcacaATTTTTTTGGCCCACATTTATTCAGTGTTTCTGTTCAGTGTCTGTATGTCTTGAATAAAATTCAGGTTCATAGTTTACCTCATCAATAATACCAATGGATCCAACGCTGACAGATTCAAAGAGTCTCTGACCACACACACGGCTGTGGTTAGCATTAAGGACACTGATGTCATCACTTTTTCTTACAATTACAGATATTTCCAACTTCAAGGGAATTCTTCTTATTTATGGTCATAGgtaacaacacacatacacagaaacacacaggctgtcaGATGATAACATCAATTTGTAAACAGGGACCTCAGTAACACAAAACCCTTACTTCCTGTTTACTTGGCTGGTTGTTTTTGATGGGAAGTTGCAACATAAATTCCTTATTACCACAAGATTAGTAcagtcaaaataataataagccaCATAAAATGAGTATGGGTGATGGTTGCGGTGGAATAATGACCTCAGTATCCAAAGTTCTGGTTACAGCGGAGATTTTATCATAATTTCTTTTACACAAAATAGGTTCACCAAATGATCCAAAAGCCATTAATAAAAACCTGGAAACAGCACGTTCTGCAGTAATCATCCACGGGACAGGACCTCATGCTGTAtaactggcaaaaaaaaaaagctcttcaTCATTCCTGcagtgttgttgctgtttcCTCTTTCTTCGGTCTTTACAGTGATTCAGCGTGGTTGCATGAGGGCACGTTTGTTTCTGATGTGCAGTGATGCACCTTGTTTGTACTATCTTAAAACTCCTATTTTGTGACTTTGTTTCTGTTGACAGTCTGAACCCTAACTCCAGCAACCATCTGTCCTGCACACTAGGAgatatttaaaatacatttctgaATAATGATGCTTGATGATCTGTTCCTTCACTCCTTGCACAACCAGTGCCAAATCCATGAAGAAAACAACTTTTAGAGAACTGAAAGCTCAACAAACCCTTTTCCTGCTTTCCGTTTGCGTCACGCTGTCGTCAGTGAGGCTGCTTGTTGCATTTCAAAAGCAATATGTGTCCTTCCAGAGAatatttgtgctgtttgtgaAATATGATTTAATGCCATTTGCGTCTGTGAAACAATAAACACTATTGATGTTGGATGTTCCTTTTTCTACTTGTTATAGGTGTATATCATTTATTTAGACAAATAAGGACTACTTGTGTATCAGCAGTTAATCACTGAGGGCTCTGTGGaaaaaatgacatgaaacaaagacagcattgtgtgtttgtgagtctcTAATCACTTCATTATGCACTGAAGTGGGTCAAAGTGAGAAGGAGGTTCAaacttcatcttgtgtgttaCTGAGCTTACAGTGCACACCCTGCCTTACATTCTTGATAGTGTGTTAGCTGGAAAATGAGCGTTTAAATATAGAAAATGTGCACTAAAGGCTTTCTGTGTGCTGCTCGGAAGTTGCATGTTATCAGAGATCTGTGCTGACATTTCTGAGAGTTCATGCATGTCTGAGCTGTGCAGGCCGCCCGCTGTGGCTGGATGTGTCTCCTGGCAAATATGAGAgaggacaataaaaaaaaaaaccagaaaaacaaaaatggaccGATGAATTTCCCACATTACAGACCAGACCTAAATATGAactttatgtttattatttttattagtgGTCCCTGgctgtcattttacaaaagTGGCACCCATCTTCCCAACTGTGTGATGAAGAGTACAGATGCTTTTAGGGGAAGCAGACACCGGATCCTAATTCAAGTTTTGATGCTTTCTTTTTGTGTGGTAGCAAATATTTGCACagagctcttttgtcttttccacAGTCTTATGTAACAGGTGTAGCCACTGCAtgttgctgcacacacacacacacacacacacacacattgtgtgtcTCTCCCACAGGGTCATGGAAAAGTCTGCCTCACCATGACTGTGCATGTGGATAAAAGCAGGGCGTTCTCACATATTCCTCGGTATCATTCATTTACGTTTATCACGCAGGGTGGATTTGTGGGATTTATATGCATTCATATTCACACACCGTACAGACTTAAAGGCACAAACGAGGAACCGGTTTGTAGACCGCCCGGTTCACCGCCCACCTCGCTCCGCctcttctccatctctctgGGTGCTTTTAACGCACAGACGCACACACCCCTCCGTCTGTctcacagcagctccaccagcCTCCACTAGCTACAACCA is part of the Parambassis ranga chromosome 7, fParRan2.1, whole genome shotgun sequence genome and harbors:
- the ampd2b gene encoding AMP deaminase 2, which produces MDGKYKEIAEELFSRSLAESEMRSAPYEFPEDSPIEQLEERRHRLERQISQDVKFEPDILLRAKQEFMKTDSATDLEYMKEQSQAPDLQERELIPEREYQRVSISGEEKCGVPFTDLLDAAKCVVKALFIRQKYMGLSLQSFCRTTARYLQELSERPLDIDIYEEEIPETTVTADATVHPPASETHPYENQDPASMPPDMGYGCKMVDGVMHVYTTRNVMEKSTELDLPYPDLQEYIADMNVMMALIINGPVKSFCYRRLQYLSSKFQMHILLNEMKELAAQKKVPHRDFYNIRKVDTHIHASSCMNQKHLLRFIKRAMKKYPKEIVHVERGKGQTLMEVFESMNLTAFDLSVDTLDMHADRNTFHRFDKFNAKYNPIGESILREIFIKTDNYIEGKYFGHIIKEVMADLEESKYQNVELRLSIYGRSRDEWDKLAKWAVKHQVYSDNVRWLVQVPRLFDVYHTKKQLGNFQEMLENIFMPLFEVTVNPSSHPELHLFLQHVVGFDSVDDESKPEQHIFNLDSPLPVNWTEEDNPPYSYYLYYMYANMTVLNHLRRQRGFHTLVLRPHCGEAGPIHHLVSGFMLSENISHGLLLRKAPVLQYLYYFAQIGIAMSPLSNNSLFLSYHRNPLPEYLSRGLMVSLSTDDPLQFHFTKEPLMEEYSIAAQVWKLSSCDMCELARNSVLMSGFSHKMKSYWLGPHYIKEGQESNDIRRTNVPDIRVAYRYETLCEELNLITQAIRTDELETIEEEGSLCVGAVQAEK